A genome region from Setaria italica strain Yugu1 chromosome III, Setaria_italica_v2.0, whole genome shotgun sequence includes the following:
- the LOC101780491 gene encoding LOW QUALITY PROTEIN: probable metal-nicotianamine transporter YSL10 (The sequence of the model RefSeq protein was modified relative to this genomic sequence to represent the inferred CDS: inserted 1 base in 1 codon; deleted 1 base in 1 codon): MARRREEVDDDEDEASESVERVFEGRVVPGWREQLTVRALAVSALLGAMFSVIVMKLNLTTGIIPSLNVSAGLLGFFLLSSWTKLLDKAGVASVRPFTRQENTVVQTCVVACSGIAFSGGFGSYMFGMSERISEQSGETLDEHNIKNPALGWMIGFLFIVSFLGLFSVVPLRKIMIIDYKLIYPSGTATAHLINSFHTPQGAKLAKRQVRTLGKFFAGSFTWGFFQWFYTAGEGCGFMSFPTLGLEAYRQKFFFDFSATYVGVGMICPYIVNVSVLLGGVVSWGIMWPLIEQKKGDWYPADLKPSSLRGIVGYRVFVSIALILGDGLYNFLKVMTKTVSALVVQVRGMMSEPTLPISGGGDASFPTPEETFDDKRRTELFLKDQIPNTLALGAYAVIAVVSIATVPHIFHQLKWYHVAVSYVIAPXLAFCNAYGCGLTDWSLATTYGKLAIFTVGAWAGASDGGIIAGLAACGVMIGIVSTASDLTQDFKTGYMTLASPRSMFVSQVIGTAMGCVIAPSVFWLFYNAFGDIGMPGSEYPSPNALVYRNMAILGVQGLGSLPRHCLDLCIAFFAAAIAINLARDLAGPRAAAYIPLPMAMAIPFYLGPYFGIDMCIGSLVRLVWDRLDPARAKAFAPPVASGLICGDGIWTLPQSVLALAGVKPPICMKFLTRAANAEVDAFLRGRRH; the protein is encoded by the exons atggcgaggagaagggaggaggtGGACGACGATGAGGACGAGGCGTCGGAGTCGGTGGAGCGGGTGTTCGAGGGGCGGGTGGTGCCCGGGTGGCGGGAGCAGCTGACGGTGCGGGCGCTGGCGGTGAGCGCGCTCCTCGGCGCCATGTTCAGCGTCATCGTCATGAAGCTCAACCTCACCACGGGGATCATCCCCTCGCTCAACGTCTCCGCGGGCCTCCtcggcttcttcctcctcagctCGTGGACCAAGCTGCTCGACAAGGCCGGCGTCGCCAGCGTCCGCCCCTTCACGCGACAGGAGAACACCGTCGTGCAGACGTGCGTCGTCGCCTGCTCCGGCATCGCGTTCAGCG GTGGGTTTGGAAGTTACATGTTCGGGATGAGCGAGAGGATCAGCGAGCAGTCGGGGGAAACCTTGGACGAGCACAACATCAAGAACCCCGCCTTGGGCTGGATGATCGGCTTCCTCTTCATCGTCAGCTTCCTCGGCCTCTTCTCTGTGGTGCCCCTGAGGAAG ATAATGATCATCGATTACAAGCTCATCTACCCGAGTGGCACTGCCACTGCCCACCTCATCAACAGCTTCCACACTCCCCAGGGCGCCAAGCTTGCCAA GAGGCAGGTCAGGACGCTGGGGAAATTCTTTGCCGGCAGCTTCACTTGGGGCTTCTTCCAGTGGTTCTACACCGCCGGCGAGGGCTGCGGCTTCATGTCCTTCCCGACGCTGGGCCTCGAGGCCTACAGACAGAa GTTCTTCTTCGACTTCTCGGCGACGTACGTCGGCGTCGGGATGATCTGCCCTTACATCGTTAACGTCTCCGTCCTCCTGGGAGGAGTCGTGTCATGGGGCATCATGTGGCCTCTCATCGAGCAGAAGAAGGGCGACTGGTACCCCGCCGACCTCAAACCCAGCAGCCTCCGCGGCATCGTCGGCTACCGG GTGTTCGTCTCCATCGCGCTGATTCTTGGCGACGGCCTCTACAACTTCCTCAAGGTTATGACCAAGACGGTGAGCGCGCTGGTGGTGCAGGTGCGCGGGATGATGTCGGAGCCGACGCTCCCGatctcgggcggcggcgacgcgagtTTCCCGACGCCGGAGGAGACGTTCGACGACAAGCGGCGGACAGAGCTGTTCCTCAAGGACCAGATCCCGAACACGCTGGCGCTGGGCGCGTACGCGGTGATCGCCGTGGTATCCATCGCCACGGTGCCGCACATCTTCCACCAGCTCAAGTGGTACCACGTGGCGGTGTCGTACGTGATCGCGC TGCTGGCCTTCTGCAACGCGTACGGGTGCGGGCTCACGGACTGGTCCTTGGCGACGACGTACGGCAAGCTGGCC ATCTTCACGGTGGGCGCCTGGGCGGGCGCGTCGGACGGCGGCATCATCGCCGGGCTGGCCGCCTGCGGCGTGATGATCGGCATCGTCTCCACGGCGTCGGACCTGACCCAGGACTTCAAGACGGGTTACATGACGCTGGCGTCGCCGCGGTCCATGTTCGTGAGCCAGGTGATTGGCACGGCGATGGGTTGCGTGATCGCGCCGTCGGTGTTCTGGCTCTTCTACAACGCGTTCGGCGACATCGGGATGCCGGGGTCGGAGTACCCTTCCCCGAACGCGCTGGTGTACCGGAACATGGCGATCCTGGGGGTGCAGGGCCTGGGTTCCCTGCCCCGGCACTGCCTGGACCTGTGCATCGCCTTCTTCGCGGCGGCCATCGCCATCAACCTGGCGCGCGACCTCGCGGGGCCCCGGGCGGCGGCGTACATCCCGCTGCCGATGGCCATGGCCATCCCCTTCTACCTCGGCCCCTACTTCGGCATCGACATGTGCATCGGCAGCCTGGTGCGGCTGGTGTGggaccggctggacccggcgcGGGCCAAGGCGTTCGCTCCGCCCGTGGCGTCGGGGCTCATCTGCGGCGACGGGATCTGGACGCTGCCGCAGTCGGTGCTGGCTCTCGCCGGCGTGAAGCCGCCCATCTGCATGAAGTTCCTGACGCGCGCCGCCAACGCCGAGGTGGACGCCTTCCTCCGCGGCAGGAGGCACTGA